A region of the Mycobacterium sp. NBC_00419 genome:
AGCAAGATCCGCATTCCAGGCCCTACTTCCCCCGTCCGCTGCGACGAGCTTAGGCAGGTGCGGGCAAAATTTTCGGGCTTTCGGCCGTCAGTTCAGGCTGGCCCTACCGTCGGCGCGCACGCTCACCTTGGCCCCGGCGATGTCGTCGCGAACGGTGACCGCCGCCGCCTCGGCATCCTCGATGACCGCCAGCGCGCGGCCGTCGTCGGGTGTGCGGACGGCGAGGAACGCCTTCTGGGGCGTGCCGTCCCGGTCGAACGGCGCAGTCCAGGACTCGACGACGCCGTCACCCGCCCAGTCGGCGTGGGCGACCCTGGTCGGTAGCTGGTCGACCTCGGCCTGGACGTCCTGCCAGCGGAACTCCGCAGGCGGCGGGGTCGCGCTGTAGACCCCGAAGCTGTGTTTGGACAGGAAGCCGCCGTTGGCCGTGATCAGCCCTCGTGCAGCGGGGTTGGCGCGCAGCAGTTCGGTCATGGTGGCGATCGAATGCATGACGTAGTTGTTCCACGGGCCGCCGGCGAAGGTCAGACCGCCGGTGACGGTCAGTGGCCGTTGCGGGTCGTCGAGGGGCAGTCCGATCTCGGTCGCGGCGACCTGCACCGCCGACGGGAAGCAGGAGTACACGTCGACGTAGTCGAGGTCGTCGACCCCGACCCCGGCCAGTTCCATACTCCGGCGGCCAGCGATGCGGATGGCCGGCGAGCGGTGCAGTTCGTCGCGTTCGGCGATCGAGTAGGTGTCGTGGGAGTCGGTGCCGGCATACGGGAACACCCACTGATCCTGCGGGATCTGCAGGTAGCGGGCCTTCTCCGCCGAGCACAGCACCACGACCGCGGCCTGGTTGACCATGTTGTTGGAGTTCATCAGCTTCGGGTAGGGCCAGCTGATCATCCGGTTGTCCGCGCTGGGCTGCCAGATCTGTTCTGCGGGTACGGCTTCGCGACTCCACGCGTGCGGGTTCTCGGCGGCCACCGCGCTGAACCGGGCCCACAGCTGCCCGATCCGCTGCCGGTGCTCGTCGCTGCCCTCGTTGTTGGCGATTCGCAGCGCCTGCTCGAAGAGCGGGTAGACGTGCGAGGGCATGAGCAGTCCGATGCGGTCCTCGGCCGGGCCCGACATCGGCACCTCGTCCTCCGCACCCGGCGGCACCGCGACCGTCTCCTCCTGGCGCGTCCAGTCCGGGCGTATTCCCTTGGCTTTCAACCGCATCCGGGTACGCCATGTCTCGCCGCCGGCCAGCAGCACGACATCATTACGGCCCGCCTGGATGTTCAAGCAGGCCTGGTTGACCAGCGACTGGGGCGTGTTGCCGCCGACACCGGTGTAGTAGGTCGAGGCGTTCGGGGCGCCGATGCGCGCGGCCAGCAGCAGACCCGGATCGCGGTAGCGCCAGGACAGCAGGTTGACCACCCGGATCGCGTCGACGGCCTGCAGCACGCGCGGATCGGCAGCCTCGCGGGCGGCGACCGCCATCAGGTCGACGGGTTCCACCTCGGGCGCGTCTTCGCGCTGGTTGACCTGTCCGACGCCGACGATGACCGGTGTCCTGGGGTCCATCGAGAGCCTTTCCGTAGTCGCCGCGGCGTTTGACGCCTGTCAAAACCTAGCATCGTAGCCGGGCTGGCCAGGCTAGCGGCCGCTGCGGGCGAGCGGCCTCCGGGTGCCATGATGTCCTCATGACGGTGGTTCTCGTTCATGGCAACCCGGAGACCGACGTGATCTGGGGTCCGCTGGTGGAAGCGCTCGGGCGCGACGACGTGGTGCGGCTGTCCCCGCCAGGATTCGGCTCCCCGCTGCCCGAGGGTTTCCCGGCGACCTTCCTGGCCTACCGGGACTGGCTGGAGGCCGAGCTGGAGCGCTTCGACGAGCCAGTGGACCTGGTCGGCCATGACTGGGGTGGCGGGCATGTCGTGAACGTGGTCATGCATCGCCCGGAACTGGTGCGCAGCTGGGCCAGCGACGTCGTCGGGCTGTTCGATCCGGACTATGTGTGGCACGACCTGGCTCAGGTGTGGCAGACCCCTGGGGCCGGTGAAGAGGTGGTCGAAGCGATGGTCGGCGGGCCGTTCGACGATCGGGTGGCCCAGCTGACGGGATTCGGGATCCCCAGTGATGTGGCGACCGCGCTGGCCGCGGCCCAGGACGAGCAGATGGGCCGGGCCATCCTGGCGCTGTATCGATCAGCCGCGCAGCCGGCGATGGCCGAAGCGGGCCGCGCGCTGTCCAATGCCGCTGCCCGGCCGGGGCTGTCCCTGTTGGCCACGGCAGATCCGTTCATCGGTGCCAGCGACAACCGTCGCCGCGCCGCCGAGAGCGCCGGTGCCCGCACGGTGGAGCTCGACGGAGCCGGACACTGGTGGATGCTGGAGGATCCGGTCCAGGCTGCGCAGGCACTCTCCGAATTCTGGGATTCGCTGGACTGAGTCAGACTGCGGCTGAAAGGCGTCAGATTTCCGATCGCGCGTTCGTATGCGCTCCCAGAAACGGGGTGTAAACATGGGAGCGTCGCGGCCAAGAAGTGTGCCGCCGATCTGCGGAGGGAACATGGCCGAGCCATTCAACGGAGTCATCAAACTCGACATTCGCGACTCGGTCCCCGACTGGAAACCGTACGAGCTGAAGAAGGCCCCGGAGGGCGCCCCCAACATCCTGATCGTGTTGTACGACGACACCGGTCTGGCCGCCTGGTCGCCGTACGGCGGGCGAATCAACATGCCGACCATGGATCGGCTCGCCGACAACGGCGTTACCTACACGCAGTGGCATACCACTGCCCTGTGTTCGCCGACCCGCTCGACGTTCCTGACCGGGCGCAACCACCACGTCAACCGGTGCGCGTCGATCACCGAGGGCTCAATGGGCTTCCCCGGTGCGGCTGGCCGGCTGCCCGCCGAGTGCGCGACCATCGGCCAGGTACTCCAGGACAACGGCTTCGCCACCATGTGGCTCGGCAAGAACCACAACGTTCCGGTGGAGGACCTCTCGCCGGGTGGAAGCAAGTCCGAGTGGCCGCTGTCGAAGGGATTCGACCGGTTCTACGGCTTCCTCGGCGGCGAGACCAACCAGTGGTATCCCGACCTGATCGAGGACAACCACGCCATCGAACCGCCCTACACCCCTGAAGAGGGCTACCACCTCTCCAAAGACCTTGCCGACCAAGCGATTCGGCAGCTGCGGGATCTGCGGTCCTCGGCGCCGTCCAAGCCCTGGTTCATGTGGTTCTGTCCCGGCGCAAACCATGCGCCGCATCACAGCCCGCAGGAGTACATCGACAAGTACAAGGGCGTGTTCGACGACGGCTACGAGGCCTACCGCGAATGGGTTCTGGCGCGGATGATCGAGCGCGGCGTGGTTCCCGAAGGCACCGAGCTGACTCCGCTGAACCCGATGCCCGACGACGTCGCCAACGAGGCCGACTACGTGCGACCGTGGGCCGAACTCAACGACGAGGAAAAGAAGCTGTTCTGCCGGATGGCCGAGGTGTTCGCCGGTTTCTCCGAGTACACCGATGCGCAGGTGGGCCGCATCGTCGACTTCCTCGAGAAGACCGGCCAGCTGGACAACACGATCATCTTCTACTGCGCGGACAACGGGGCCTCCGGCGAGGGCACTCCCAACGGCTCGGTGAACGAGAACAAGTTCTTCAACGGCTACCCCGACAGCCTGGAAGAGAACCTGTCCTACTTCGACGAACTCGGCGGCCCGGAGACCTACAACCACTACCCCACCGGCTGGGCGGTGGCGTTCTCCACACCGTTCCAGATGTTCAAGCGTTATTCGCAGTTCGCCGGCGGCACGTGCGATCCGCTGGTTATCCACTGGCCCAAGGGAATCAAGGCCAGGGGCGAGATGCGCCACCAGTACCACCACTCCACCGATATCGTCCCGACGATTCTGGAGGCGG
Encoded here:
- a CDS encoding alpha/beta fold hydrolase, whose translation is MTVVLVHGNPETDVIWGPLVEALGRDDVVRLSPPGFGSPLPEGFPATFLAYRDWLEAELERFDEPVDLVGHDWGGGHVVNVVMHRPELVRSWASDVVGLFDPDYVWHDLAQVWQTPGAGEEVVEAMVGGPFDDRVAQLTGFGIPSDVATALAAAQDEQMGRAILALYRSAAQPAMAEAGRALSNAAARPGLSLLATADPFIGASDNRRRAAESAGARTVELDGAGHWWMLEDPVQAAQALSEFWDSLD
- a CDS encoding acetyl-CoA acetyltransferase, whose product is MDPRTPVIVGVGQVNQREDAPEVEPVDLMAVAAREAADPRVLQAVDAIRVVNLLSWRYRDPGLLLAARIGAPNASTYYTGVGGNTPQSLVNQACLNIQAGRNDVVLLAGGETWRTRMRLKAKGIRPDWTRQEETVAVPPGAEDEVPMSGPAEDRIGLLMPSHVYPLFEQALRIANNEGSDEHRQRIGQLWARFSAVAAENPHAWSREAVPAEQIWQPSADNRMISWPYPKLMNSNNMVNQAAVVVLCSAEKARYLQIPQDQWVFPYAGTDSHDTYSIAERDELHRSPAIRIAGRRSMELAGVGVDDLDYVDVYSCFPSAVQVAATEIGLPLDDPQRPLTVTGGLTFAGGPWNNYVMHSIATMTELLRANPAARGLITANGGFLSKHSFGVYSATPPPAEFRWQDVQAEVDQLPTRVAHADWAGDGVVESWTAPFDRDGTPQKAFLAVRTPDDGRALAVIEDAEAAAVTVRDDIAGAKVSVRADGRASLN
- a CDS encoding arylsulfatase; amino-acid sequence: MGASRPRSVPPICGGNMAEPFNGVIKLDIRDSVPDWKPYELKKAPEGAPNILIVLYDDTGLAAWSPYGGRINMPTMDRLADNGVTYTQWHTTALCSPTRSTFLTGRNHHVNRCASITEGSMGFPGAAGRLPAECATIGQVLQDNGFATMWLGKNHNVPVEDLSPGGSKSEWPLSKGFDRFYGFLGGETNQWYPDLIEDNHAIEPPYTPEEGYHLSKDLADQAIRQLRDLRSSAPSKPWFMWFCPGANHAPHHSPQEYIDKYKGVFDDGYEAYREWVLARMIERGVVPEGTELTPLNPMPDDVANEADYVRPWAELNDEEKKLFCRMAEVFAGFSEYTDAQVGRIVDFLEKTGQLDNTIIFYCADNGASGEGTPNGSVNENKFFNGYPDSLEENLSYFDELGGPETYNHYPTGWAVAFSTPFQMFKRYSQFAGGTCDPLVIHWPKGIKARGEMRHQYHHSTDIVPTILEAVGLEMPTVYRGVEQYPLNGVSMRYSFDDAQAPTTKKRQYFSMLGTRGIWQDGWKAAALHAPISGKGHFDQDVWELYHVDEDRAESRNLAAQYPEKLQELIDAWFAEAEANFVLPLDDRPAIEQISDVRPQGEPPRSRYIYYPETAPVPESTAVNIRGRSYKILADVEVTPESEGVIFAHGSRFGGHTLFIKDRKLHYVYNFLGIKPEQTFVSPELEPGQLTLGVEFIREGAGEHMESIGTAKLYVGEQVVAEGPMRAQIGPFTLCGDGLCVGYDSADPVSRSYPAGFPFTGGRILGVGVDVGEDQYLDLEKLAAAAFARD